The following are from one region of the Leucobacter sp. Psy1 genome:
- a CDS encoding TetR/AcrR family transcriptional regulator, with translation MTVRTESDTREKLIAAAAELIAHAPGEEFSLRAVCDAVGVKMPTLYHFFGSKQGLIDAVIERGFDLYLEEKHAAEPSGDPVQDIRAGWDAHVAFGISNPGFYTLMYGKVRPGYSPAAQSRPSELLRALTRRAEQQGRLVVPSEQAAAHILVTNIGVTLRQIILASPDPELSAAVREGAIAAITGTSPRASDPLAAAVEFAAAHPDVLGRAETQLLIEWLGRLSDRLPERSIRAADA, from the coding sequence ATGACAGTGCGAACCGAAAGCGATACACGAGAGAAATTGATCGCGGCCGCGGCCGAGCTCATCGCACACGCTCCGGGTGAGGAGTTCTCTCTGCGCGCTGTCTGCGACGCGGTGGGGGTGAAGATGCCCACGCTCTACCACTTCTTCGGCTCGAAGCAGGGACTGATCGACGCGGTCATCGAACGCGGCTTCGACCTCTATCTCGAAGAGAAGCACGCGGCGGAGCCCTCGGGCGATCCGGTGCAGGACATCCGCGCCGGGTGGGACGCCCACGTGGCCTTCGGCATCTCGAACCCTGGCTTCTACACACTCATGTACGGGAAGGTTCGACCGGGGTACTCCCCCGCCGCGCAGTCACGACCGAGCGAACTCCTGCGCGCGCTCACACGCCGCGCCGAACAGCAGGGTCGACTCGTCGTCCCGTCGGAGCAGGCGGCGGCGCACATCCTCGTGACGAACATCGGCGTGACGCTGCGGCAGATCATCCTCGCGTCACCCGACCCCGAGCTCTCAGCCGCGGTCAGAGAAGGCGCCATCGCCGCGATCACCGGCACCAGCCCCCGAGCCTCGGATCCCCTCGCGGCCGCGGTCGAGTTCGCTGCAGCGCACCCTGACGTGCTCGGGCGCGCCGAGACCCAGCTGCTCATCGAGTGGCTCGGTCGACTCTCCGATCGTCTCCCAGAACGATCGATACGCGCCGCTGACGCCTAA
- a CDS encoding SDR family oxidoreductase → MGTTTLEGKRLLIAGGAKNLGGLIARQAAAGGADVAIHYNSESSRADAEETLAVVEAAGRRGVILQGDLTVPANVGQLFADAEAAIGKIDIAVNTVGKVLRKPIVDTTEQEYDDMFDVNAKAAYFFIQEAGRRLADGGKLITIVTALLAAFTDGYSTYAGGKAPVEHFTRAAAKEFADRGISVTAIAPGPMDTPFFYGQETPERVEFHKSQAMGGQLTQIEDIAPIVRFLATEGWWITGQTIFANGGYTTR, encoded by the coding sequence ATGGGAACGACAACACTCGAGGGCAAGCGACTGCTCATCGCCGGGGGAGCGAAGAACCTCGGTGGACTCATCGCGCGTCAGGCGGCAGCCGGCGGCGCCGACGTCGCGATTCATTACAATTCCGAGTCATCACGAGCGGATGCCGAGGAGACGCTGGCCGTAGTCGAGGCCGCCGGTCGCCGGGGCGTGATCCTGCAGGGGGACCTCACCGTTCCCGCGAACGTGGGGCAGCTCTTCGCCGACGCCGAAGCAGCGATCGGCAAGATCGACATCGCGGTGAACACCGTGGGCAAGGTGCTGCGCAAGCCGATCGTCGACACCACCGAGCAGGAGTACGACGACATGTTCGACGTCAACGCGAAGGCGGCGTACTTCTTCATTCAGGAGGCCGGACGACGCCTCGCGGACGGCGGCAAGCTCATCACGATCGTCACGGCACTGCTCGCCGCCTTCACCGACGGCTACTCCACCTACGCCGGAGGCAAGGCACCCGTCGAGCACTTCACGAGGGCCGCGGCGAAGGAGTTCGCCGACCGCGGCATCTCCGTCACCGCGATCGCACCCGGTCCGATGGACACCCCGTTCTTCTACGGCCAGGAGACCCCGGAGCGCGTCGAGTTCCACAAGTCGCAGGCGATGGGCGGCCAACTCACCCAGATCGAGGACATCGCGCCGATCGTGCGGTTCCTGGCCACCGAGGGCTGGTGGATCACCGGGCAGACCATCTTCGCCAACGGCGGATACACGACCCGCTGA
- a CDS encoding nuclear transport factor 2 family protein — translation MSTPIIPEPIATFIERVNAHDDEYFLSAFTDDGVVDDWGREFSGRDAIAAWSAREFIGSEGTLTVEEVTSENGILTVVGDWRSHHANGRSRFDFELVGDRIRRMTIREG, via the coding sequence ATGAGCACACCGATCATTCCCGAACCCATCGCAACATTCATTGAGCGCGTCAACGCGCACGACGATGAATACTTCCTCTCAGCCTTCACCGACGACGGAGTCGTCGACGATTGGGGGAGGGAGTTCTCCGGTCGCGACGCGATCGCCGCGTGGAGTGCGCGCGAGTTCATCGGGTCAGAGGGGACGCTGACGGTGGAAGAGGTGACGTCTGAGAACGGCATCCTCACCGTCGTTGGCGACTGGCGTTCGCACCACGCCAACGGTCGTTCCCGCTTCGACTTCGAGCTGGTGGGTGACCGCATCCGCCGGATGACGATCCGGGAGGGCTGA
- a CDS encoding 1-acyl-sn-glycerol-3-phosphate acyltransferase, with the protein MSAEVSLARPGPVFTIGRAVLRPLLRVRFRPRIVGAEHIPDAGPVLLASNHLAGLDTVLIPSFSTRKVQFLAKESLFKRGVLGWFFRQIGAIPVHRGAGSATQAALDAGRAVLADGQVFAVFPEGSRSRDGRLHRGRGGAAWMALETGATVVPVGLIGTNRRLRDPHTGKAPRVEVRFGEPVPLDDLAGLPGGRARRLATERIMGAIHALTGQELADGYAQH; encoded by the coding sequence ATGTCGGCTGAGGTCTCGCTCGCGCGCCCCGGCCCGGTGTTCACGATCGGGCGGGCGGTACTCAGACCCCTGCTCAGGGTGCGTTTCCGGCCGAGGATCGTCGGCGCCGAGCACATTCCCGACGCCGGACCGGTGCTGCTCGCGAGCAATCACCTCGCCGGGCTCGACACCGTGTTGATCCCGTCGTTCTCGACCCGGAAGGTGCAGTTCCTCGCGAAGGAGTCCCTGTTCAAGCGCGGGGTCTTAGGCTGGTTCTTCCGGCAGATCGGAGCGATTCCGGTGCACCGAGGCGCTGGATCGGCGACCCAGGCGGCGCTCGACGCTGGCCGCGCCGTGCTCGCCGATGGACAGGTCTTCGCCGTCTTCCCCGAGGGCAGCCGCTCCCGTGACGGACGCCTGCATCGCGGGCGGGGAGGTGCTGCGTGGATGGCGCTGGAGACCGGAGCGACAGTGGTGCCAGTGGGGCTCATCGGCACGAACCGTCGGCTTCGCGATCCGCACACCGGAAAGGCGCCGCGCGTGGAGGTGCGATTCGGGGAGCCCGTGCCCCTCGACGACCTCGCGGGGCTCCCGGGCGGACGCGCGCGCCGCCTCGCGACGGAGCGCATCATGGGGGCGATCCACGCCCTCACCGGCCAGGAGCTCGCTGACGGGTACGCGCAGCACTAG
- a CDS encoding FKBP-type peptidyl-prolyl cis-trans isomerase produces MNRSRMLVPAAIAATLLLTSCAGGSGGDGKTDASGEACAPSGSGSESVTVKGDFGGDLEMTGGTPVESPELERSVLIEGDGKRTPDEGAGVTAALSFFNGRTGALVEHSPAGQPIINSEQQLAPFAYEAVRCAVQGQRVVVSLPAEEAMGGAESMPEGFEAGDAVVLVFDVETVEPGKIEDKSELLPKAEGEAQDPPAGFPSVELAENGEPTITIPKDTDPPKELETATLIEGDGEEVQPGDRVYVNYRGVIWRTGEEFDSSWSRGEPTDFLTTGVIGGFTEALEGHTVGSQVISVVPADKEQGGYGAEQLESMGHKPDDVMVFVLDIVGVVHAD; encoded by the coding sequence GTGAACCGCTCCCGCATGCTCGTCCCCGCCGCGATCGCCGCGACGCTTCTCCTCACATCATGTGCGGGGGGTTCCGGAGGGGACGGTAAGACGGATGCATCGGGCGAGGCCTGCGCGCCTTCGGGCTCGGGCAGTGAATCCGTCACTGTCAAGGGCGACTTCGGTGGCGACCTCGAGATGACGGGCGGCACCCCGGTCGAGTCGCCCGAACTCGAGCGATCAGTGCTCATCGAGGGCGACGGGAAGCGCACGCCAGACGAGGGCGCCGGCGTCACCGCTGCCCTCTCGTTCTTCAATGGCCGCACCGGTGCTCTCGTCGAGCACTCGCCGGCCGGGCAGCCCATCATCAACAGCGAGCAGCAGCTGGCGCCCTTCGCCTACGAAGCGGTGCGCTGCGCGGTGCAGGGGCAGCGCGTAGTCGTGTCACTGCCGGCGGAGGAAGCGATGGGCGGTGCGGAATCGATGCCCGAGGGCTTCGAAGCGGGCGACGCCGTGGTCCTAGTGTTCGACGTCGAGACGGTCGAGCCTGGCAAGATCGAGGACAAGAGCGAACTGCTGCCCAAGGCCGAGGGCGAGGCGCAGGATCCGCCTGCCGGGTTCCCCTCCGTCGAGCTCGCTGAGAACGGCGAGCCGACTATCACGATCCCGAAGGACACCGACCCCCCGAAGGAGCTCGAGACCGCGACCCTCATCGAGGGCGACGGCGAAGAGGTGCAGCCGGGCGATCGCGTGTACGTGAACTATCGCGGCGTCATCTGGCGCACCGGCGAGGAGTTCGACTCGAGCTGGAGCCGAGGGGAGCCGACCGACTTCCTCACGACCGGCGTGATCGGCGGGTTCACCGAGGCGCTCGAGGGCCACACGGTCGGGTCGCAGGTCATCTCGGTCGTTCCAGCCGATAAGGAACAGGGCGGCTACGGTGCCGAACAGCTGGAGAGCATGGGCCACAAGCCCGACGACGTCATGGTCTTCGTGCTCGACATCGTCGGCGTCGTCCACGCCGACTGA
- the dxr gene encoding 1-deoxy-D-xylulose-5-phosphate reductoisomerase, translated as MRRIVILGSTGSIGEQALDVVRKNPSKFQVVGLAAGTSRDRVQEQADEFNVEHLAFGAVEAAQLAEDVPADVVLNGITGSIGLGPTVAALRAGRTLALANKESLIVGGDLVTGLAKPDQIVPVDSEHSAIAQALRAGSSSEVRRLVVTASGGPFRGRSRAELADVTPEEALAHPTWNMGRVVTTNSATLVNKGLEVIEAHLLFGVSYGDIDVVVHPQSIVHSMVEFHDGSTILQASPPDMRLPIALGLSWPNRLHGVGTPLDWRQATEWTFEPLDEEAFPAVALAKEVGRARLTYPAVYNAANEEAVDAFHDGKIGFLDIVDTVHEVLDAHQAPADLTLESLAEAERWARERAQALIAAR; from the coding sequence ATGAGGCGCATCGTCATACTCGGGTCCACCGGATCGATCGGCGAGCAGGCGCTCGACGTGGTGCGGAAGAACCCGTCGAAGTTCCAGGTCGTCGGACTCGCCGCGGGCACCAGCCGCGATCGCGTGCAGGAGCAGGCAGACGAGTTCAACGTCGAGCACCTCGCGTTCGGCGCCGTAGAAGCCGCGCAGCTGGCGGAGGATGTGCCCGCCGATGTCGTGCTCAACGGCATCACGGGGTCCATCGGACTCGGCCCCACCGTCGCCGCACTGCGCGCCGGCCGCACCCTCGCCCTCGCGAACAAGGAGTCCTTGATCGTCGGCGGCGACCTCGTGACCGGGCTCGCGAAGCCCGACCAGATCGTTCCCGTCGACTCGGAGCACTCCGCGATCGCGCAGGCGCTCCGCGCAGGTTCCTCCAGCGAGGTGCGGCGCCTCGTCGTCACCGCATCCGGCGGACCCTTCAGGGGCCGATCCCGCGCCGAGCTCGCCGATGTGACGCCCGAGGAAGCCCTCGCGCACCCCACCTGGAACATGGGCCGCGTCGTCACCACCAACTCGGCCACGCTCGTGAACAAGGGGCTCGAGGTCATCGAGGCCCACCTGCTCTTCGGCGTCTCCTACGGAGACATCGACGTCGTGGTGCACCCGCAGTCGATCGTCCACTCCATGGTCGAGTTCCACGACGGATCGACGATCCTTCAGGCGTCCCCGCCCGATATGCGCCTGCCTATCGCGCTCGGCCTGTCGTGGCCCAACCGCCTCCACGGCGTTGGCACACCGCTCGACTGGCGGCAGGCCACCGAGTGGACGTTCGAACCGCTCGACGAAGAAGCGTTCCCCGCCGTAGCTCTTGCAAAGGAAGTGGGTCGTGCTCGACTCACCTACCCCGCCGTCTACAACGCGGCGAACGAGGAGGCCGTTGACGCGTTCCACGACGGCAAGATCGGCTTCCTCGACATCGTCGACACCGTGCACGAGGTGCTCGACGCGCACCAGGCGCCGGCGGATCTCACCCTCGAGTCACTCGCCGAGGCCGAGCGCTGGGCTCGCGAGCGGGCGCAGGCGCTCATCGCGGCGCGGTAG
- a CDS encoding RIP metalloprotease has translation MLEVLLYVLGILIVFVGLIVSIGLHEVGHLVPAKLFGVKVTQYMVGFGKTLFSWRRGETEYGVKMIPLGGYIAMIGMYPPHKPGEVPRASTTGFLNTVVQEGTPSRAVPGDPGTATLTSGPVDPDAEPGDPDRLDEPGARSGVGGLVDDARIASGETIAAGEEHRTFYNLPVWKKVIVMLGGPFMNLVLAFVCFGIVLMGFGVPQNTTTLGAVNECLVSASSDATECTADAPAAPAAAAGLQPGDTVLAINGTQITGWEQLRGIVSDSPGQSLRFEIERDGTTETVSVVPAANERAVVDADGVAVEDDAGRVVTESVGMIGATPASELERQPITEVPVMVGDAAGRMVNVIIQMPQRMVDVWNAAFGDEERDPNGPLSVVGVGRIAGEVVSTDQVPVADRVSFVVGLLGNVNIALFIFNLVPLMPLDGGHVAGALYEGLKRMWAKLRRKPDPGPVDTAKMVPVTFAVVVVLGAMTLLLIYADLVKPISLFG, from the coding sequence GTGCTCGAAGTCTTGCTCTATGTGCTGGGGATCCTCATCGTCTTCGTCGGGCTGATCGTCTCGATCGGCCTGCACGAAGTGGGTCACCTGGTGCCCGCAAAGCTCTTCGGCGTGAAGGTCACCCAGTACATGGTGGGCTTCGGCAAGACGCTGTTCTCGTGGCGCAGAGGCGAAACCGAGTACGGCGTGAAGATGATCCCGCTCGGCGGATACATCGCGATGATCGGTATGTATCCGCCGCACAAGCCGGGTGAGGTGCCGCGGGCGTCAACGACGGGGTTCCTGAACACGGTCGTGCAGGAGGGGACTCCGTCGAGGGCGGTTCCCGGGGATCCGGGTACGGCGACGCTCACCTCAGGCCCCGTGGATCCGGATGCCGAGCCGGGGGATCCGGATCGCCTCGACGAGCCGGGTGCTCGTTCGGGTGTCGGTGGGCTCGTCGATGACGCGCGCATCGCCAGCGGTGAGACGATCGCGGCGGGCGAGGAGCATCGCACCTTCTACAACCTTCCGGTCTGGAAGAAGGTCATCGTCATGCTCGGCGGCCCCTTCATGAACCTGGTGCTCGCGTTCGTGTGCTTCGGCATCGTGCTCATGGGCTTCGGCGTGCCGCAGAACACGACCACGCTGGGCGCCGTGAACGAGTGCCTGGTATCGGCATCGAGCGATGCCACCGAGTGCACGGCGGATGCGCCGGCGGCACCCGCGGCGGCTGCGGGCCTCCAGCCGGGTGACACCGTGCTCGCGATCAACGGGACGCAGATCACGGGGTGGGAGCAGCTTCGAGGCATCGTGAGCGACTCACCGGGGCAGTCGCTGCGCTTCGAGATCGAGCGCGACGGAACGACCGAGACGGTGTCTGTGGTCCCCGCGGCGAACGAGCGCGCCGTGGTCGACGCTGACGGTGTGGCTGTCGAAGACGACGCAGGTCGAGTCGTCACCGAATCGGTGGGAATGATCGGCGCGACGCCGGCCTCGGAGCTCGAGCGGCAGCCGATCACCGAGGTGCCGGTCATGGTGGGGGACGCGGCCGGACGCATGGTGAACGTCATCATCCAGATGCCCCAGCGCATGGTCGACGTCTGGAACGCCGCCTTCGGCGACGAGGAGCGCGACCCGAACGGGCCGCTCAGCGTCGTCGGCGTCGGCCGTATCGCGGGCGAGGTCGTCAGCACGGACCAAGTGCCGGTCGCCGATCGAGTGTCGTTCGTGGTCGGCCTGCTCGGCAACGTGAACATCGCGCTCTTCATCTTCAACCTCGTGCCGCTCATGCCGCTCGATGGTGGGCACGTGGCCGGCGCGCTCTACGAGGGGCTCAAGCGGATGTGGGCGAAGCTGCGGCGTAAGCCGGATCCCGGACCGGTCGATACCGCGAAGATGGTGCCGGTGACCTTCGCGGTCGTGGTGGTGCTCGGGGCGATGACGCTGCTGCTCATCTACGCGGACCTCGTGAAGCCGATCTCGCTGTTCGGCTGA
- a CDS encoding M15 family metallopeptidase, translating into MSGESPLNPEHHRHTDPLPGSDLRRRPARRAHRRRRLIVAGVVAGVLVVGAGAGSAVALSTGLIGGGTEAAPDPTPTPSDPAPGPTPTPTPTPTPTPTPTPEPTEEPTPDVEIDAPDSITVVVNKQRPLAPVDWAPEDLVMPEGIPNTNGQPLRAEAAAALQEMYAGASAAGLPFTITSAYRPYDMQVGLFDDYAARDGVEAAETYSARPGHSEHQTGLAADLDDGGGCAFMSCFGETPTGQWLRDHAHEYGFILRYHDGEEPIVGYIYEPWHFRYVGAEVAQGMHDAGELNLETYLGLDPAPGY; encoded by the coding sequence ATGTCGGGTGAGTCGCCCCTGAATCCGGAGCATCACCGGCACACCGACCCTCTGCCGGGGTCCGACCTCCGGCGCCGCCCGGCTCGTCGTGCTCACCGTCGCCGCAGGCTGATCGTGGCAGGTGTGGTCGCGGGTGTGCTCGTCGTCGGGGCGGGTGCAGGATCGGCCGTCGCCCTCTCCACCGGACTCATCGGCGGCGGCACCGAAGCGGCCCCCGATCCCACCCCGACGCCCTCCGACCCGGCACCGGGGCCGACGCCCACGCCGACCCCGACGCCCACCCCAACTCCGACACCCACCCCCGAGCCCACCGAGGAGCCGACCCCCGACGTGGAGATCGACGCCCCCGACTCGATCACGGTGGTCGTCAATAAGCAGCGACCCCTCGCTCCCGTCGATTGGGCTCCAGAGGATCTGGTGATGCCGGAGGGGATCCCGAACACCAACGGCCAGCCGCTCCGCGCCGAAGCTGCCGCAGCGCTGCAGGAGATGTACGCGGGCGCGTCCGCTGCCGGCCTCCCCTTCACGATCACCAGCGCCTACCGCCCCTACGACATGCAGGTCGGGCTCTTCGACGACTACGCCGCCCGCGACGGCGTTGAGGCGGCAGAGACCTACTCGGCACGTCCCGGACACTCCGAGCACCAGACCGGCCTCGCCGCCGACCTTGACGACGGCGGCGGCTGCGCATTCATGTCCTGCTTCGGCGAGACGCCCACCGGGCAGTGGCTCCGCGACCACGCCCACGAGTACGGGTTCATCCTCCGCTACCACGACGGCGAGGAGCCGATCGTGGGCTACATCTACGAACCCTGGCACTTCCGCTACGTCGGCGCCGAGGTCGCTCAGGGGATGCACGACGCCGGTGAGCTGAACCTCGAGACCTACCTCGGTCTCGATCCGGCCCCCGGCTACTGA
- the ispG gene encoding flavodoxin-dependent (E)-4-hydroxy-3-methylbut-2-enyl-diphosphate synthase, translating into MPKVPEVLAPRRKSREINVGTVKVGGNNPVSVQSMTTTPTTDINATLQQIAELTASGCDIVRVACPSRDDAEALPIIAKKSQIPVIADIHFQPNYVYAAIDAGCAAVRVNPGNIRKFDDQVGEIAKRAKAAGVSLRIGVNAGSLDPRLLQKYGKATPEALVESAVWEASLFEEHDFHDFKISVKHNDPIVMVKAYRQLAERGDWPLHLGVTEAGPAFQGTIKSATAFGILLSEGIGDTIRVSLSAPPVEEVKVGLQILQSLNLRERKLEIVSCPSCGRAQVDVYTLADEVTAGLEGMSVPLRVAVMGCVVNGPGEAREADLGVASGNGKGQIFVKGEVIKTVPEAEIVPTLIAEANRIAEEMGHEAGTGSPEVVTA; encoded by the coding sequence ATGCCGAAGGTTCCAGAGGTCCTCGCGCCGCGACGCAAGTCGCGCGAGATCAACGTCGGAACGGTGAAGGTGGGCGGGAACAACCCCGTCTCGGTCCAGTCCATGACGACGACCCCGACGACCGACATCAACGCGACGCTGCAGCAGATCGCCGAACTCACGGCGTCCGGCTGCGACATCGTGCGCGTCGCGTGCCCGAGCCGCGACGATGCCGAGGCGCTGCCGATCATCGCGAAGAAGAGTCAGATCCCGGTGATCGCCGACATCCACTTCCAGCCCAACTACGTGTACGCCGCGATCGACGCCGGCTGCGCTGCGGTGCGCGTGAACCCGGGTAACATCCGCAAGTTCGACGACCAGGTCGGGGAGATCGCGAAGCGCGCGAAAGCGGCAGGCGTGTCGCTGCGCATCGGCGTGAATGCCGGATCGCTCGACCCGCGTCTGCTCCAGAAGTACGGCAAGGCCACCCCGGAGGCGCTCGTCGAGAGCGCGGTCTGGGAGGCGTCACTGTTCGAGGAGCACGACTTCCACGACTTCAAGATCTCTGTGAAGCACAACGACCCCATCGTGATGGTGAAGGCGTACCGCCAGCTCGCCGAGCGCGGCGATTGGCCGCTCCACCTCGGCGTCACCGAGGCGGGTCCGGCGTTCCAGGGCACCATCAAGAGCGCGACGGCGTTCGGGATCCTGCTGTCGGAGGGGATCGGCGACACGATCCGCGTCTCGCTCTCGGCTCCGCCTGTTGAGGAGGTGAAGGTCGGCCTGCAGATCCTGCAGTCGCTGAACCTGCGCGAGCGGAAGCTCGAGATCGTCTCCTGCCCCTCGTGCGGTCGCGCCCAGGTCGACGTGTACACGCTCGCGGACGAGGTCACCGCGGGCCTCGAGGGAATGAGTGTTCCGCTGCGTGTCGCGGTCATGGGCTGCGTCGTGAACGGCCCGGGCGAGGCTCGCGAGGCCGATCTCGGTGTCGCTTCAGGTAACGGCAAGGGCCAGATCTTCGTGAAGGGAGAGGTCATCAAGACGGTGCCCGAGGCCGAGATCGTGCCGACGCTCATCGCCGAGGCGAACCGCATTGCTGAAGAGATGGGCCACGAGGCAGGCACCGGGTCGCCGGAGGTCGTGACGGCTTAG
- a CDS encoding LysR family transcriptional regulator has translation MTYFDTRRLEIFVHTIERGSITGAAEELAYTASAVSQQLRRLEQEAGQPLLRRRPRGVVPTEAGMVLAAHARKILRQLDAARSDLDDLTAGKRGTLVIGAFPTVAASFLPLVIERFASRYPAVELSIRSTRLDTLVADLERGNTHISLLWDHPWRPFDAEGINVEELFREPFVLLVSQHHPLADVEEVAMSDLRRESWVVRAAEHPVVEVLDRAATAAGFHPVISMYANDYQEAQAMVSAGIGVALAPRSALTIKHPGVRILSLGEDAPIRRIMVGQREERVYSPAEVAFRSTLLETVRSMETTEIP, from the coding sequence ATGACCTACTTCGACACTCGAAGACTCGAGATTTTCGTTCACACCATCGAACGCGGGTCGATCACCGGGGCCGCTGAGGAGCTGGCCTATACCGCCTCGGCCGTATCGCAACAGCTCCGTCGCCTCGAGCAGGAGGCAGGACAGCCACTGCTGCGTCGTCGCCCGCGCGGGGTGGTACCTACCGAAGCTGGCATGGTGCTCGCCGCTCACGCGCGGAAGATCTTGCGGCAGCTGGATGCGGCACGATCCGACCTCGACGATCTCACGGCGGGCAAGCGGGGAACGCTGGTGATCGGTGCATTCCCCACCGTCGCCGCGTCATTCCTCCCGCTCGTCATCGAGCGCTTCGCCTCGCGATACCCCGCGGTCGAGTTGTCCATCCGCAGTACCCGCCTCGACACGCTCGTCGCGGACCTCGAGCGCGGCAACACGCACATCAGCCTGCTCTGGGACCACCCGTGGCGGCCATTCGACGCCGAAGGCATCAATGTGGAAGAGCTGTTCCGCGAACCCTTCGTACTGCTGGTGTCGCAGCATCACCCGTTGGCCGACGTCGAAGAGGTGGCGATGTCTGACCTGCGTCGCGAATCATGGGTGGTTCGCGCGGCTGAGCATCCGGTTGTGGAGGTGCTTGACCGGGCCGCAACGGCGGCGGGTTTCCACCCGGTCATATCGATGTATGCCAACGACTACCAAGAAGCGCAGGCGATGGTGAGCGCCGGGATCGGCGTCGCTCTGGCTCCGAGGAGCGCTCTGACGATCAAGCACCCGGGCGTACGCATCCTCAGCCTCGGTGAGGATGCACCAATTCGCCGCATTATGGTGGGGCAGCGAGAAGAGCGCGTATACTCGCCAGCCGAGGTGGCGTTCCGCAGCACCCTGCTCGAAACAGTCCGATCGATGGAGACGACGGAAATCCCCTAA
- a CDS encoding PrpF domain-containing protein, producing the protein MIKAQWMRGGTSKCWVFEGEELRSSGYSADVVLPRIFGSPDPRQLDGVGGATSTTSKAMIVERSDDPDIDVRFTFAQVGIEEAKVDWGSNCGNCSAAVGLYAIERGWVRPTGDVTEVRTLNTNTGQVIVQTLRTPGSRIAENPEDSIPGVVFPGHNVSLGFLSPEGRTTGKLLPTGAARESLVLRDGRDVTVTMLDAGAPVVLVAAESLGFAADSYDRWMERAEQQAEVLDEIRRAAAVAMGLAPAPELAERAIPKIGIASRSLDQTADLQILMMSMGKPHPAMPITGSVGVTIAAQTPGTVVADALTSPVVNELRIRIPVGTLSTFTEQTSLGNTVGVHRTARTLAEASLPLPERQLAEASLAHTQEVAS; encoded by the coding sequence ATGATCAAGGCGCAATGGATGCGCGGTGGCACAAGCAAGTGCTGGGTATTTGAGGGAGAGGAGTTGAGGTCCTCGGGATACAGTGCCGACGTGGTGCTGCCGAGGATCTTCGGCAGCCCTGACCCGAGGCAGCTGGACGGCGTCGGAGGGGCGACGTCGACCACGAGCAAGGCGATGATCGTGGAGCGCAGCGATGATCCCGATATCGACGTGCGGTTCACCTTTGCTCAAGTGGGCATCGAGGAGGCCAAGGTCGATTGGGGCAGCAACTGCGGCAATTGCTCGGCTGCGGTGGGGCTCTACGCGATCGAGCGTGGCTGGGTTCGCCCGACCGGCGATGTCACCGAGGTGCGGACGCTGAACACCAATACCGGCCAGGTGATCGTGCAGACGCTTCGCACGCCGGGTTCCAGAATCGCGGAGAACCCGGAGGACTCGATCCCCGGTGTCGTATTCCCGGGCCACAACGTGAGCCTGGGCTTCCTCTCGCCTGAGGGTCGGACGACCGGGAAGCTGTTGCCCACGGGAGCAGCGCGGGAGTCGCTGGTACTCCGCGACGGTCGCGATGTCACGGTGACCATGCTGGACGCCGGAGCTCCTGTCGTGCTGGTGGCAGCGGAGAGCCTGGGGTTCGCCGCCGATTCGTACGACCGGTGGATGGAGCGGGCCGAACAGCAGGCGGAGGTTCTCGATGAGATCCGCCGCGCGGCCGCCGTGGCGATGGGGCTTGCTCCCGCCCCAGAGCTCGCGGAACGGGCGATCCCGAAAATCGGGATCGCGAGCCGCTCCCTGGATCAGACCGCTGACCTCCAGATACTGATGATGTCGATGGGCAAGCCCCATCCGGCCATGCCGATCACCGGCAGCGTCGGCGTCACGATCGCGGCGCAGACTCCCGGAACGGTCGTCGCGGACGCCCTGACCTCGCCCGTGGTGAACGAGCTCAGGATCCGCATTCCCGTCGGCACCCTCTCCACCTTCACCGAGCAGACGTCTCTCGGCAACACCGTCGGCGTTCACCGCACCGCGCGCACGCTGGCGGAGGCTTCGCTTCCGCTTCCCGAGCGACAGCTCGCGGAGGCGTCATTGGCACACACACAGGAGGTAGCATCGTGA